A region of Teretinema zuelzerae DNA encodes the following proteins:
- a CDS encoding DUF3788 family protein, translating to MEQINTIELIDPSIYPTNEVLEKILGDSFATYLEALLLFDKSGLKPEWRYYRDGKAWLCKVVKGKKTIVWMSAWKGFMKATVYFPERLVGNIVALDISEDAKKEFSSCNNVGKSKPFMFRLDKKLIMKDFEEVIQYKIGMYFARRKSI from the coding sequence ATGGAACAAATCAATACTATTGAACTGATTGATCCGTCGATCTATCCGACAAACGAGGTATTGGAAAAGATTCTCGGCGATTCGTTCGCTACATATCTGGAAGCGTTGTTGCTTTTCGATAAGTCAGGATTAAAACCGGAATGGAGATACTATAGGGACGGAAAGGCATGGCTATGCAAAGTGGTAAAAGGAAAGAAGACGATCGTCTGGATGTCTGCATGGAAAGGCTTTATGAAAGCTACGGTGTATTTTCCTGAAAGACTTGTCGGAAACATAGTAGCGTTGGACATAAGCGAAGATGCAAAGAAAGAGTTCAGTAGTTGCAATAATGTCGGGAAATCGAAGCCTTTCATGTTTCGACTTGATAAAAAGCTGATAATGAAAGATTTTGAAGAAGTAATTCAGTATAAAATCGGCATGTATTTCGCACGTCGAAAGTCGATATGA
- a CDS encoding Gfo/Idh/MocA family protein → MNIGIIGAGYMGSMHARIISNLPGCALCGITAKTPAKASLLAKELNVEFVGSIKELLQDEDIDVIDICSPTETHSEIACRCMEAGKHVIIEYPICTNKIELDELRKASRKSGKACAGAYYSRFQSQYKYFFELSKTDEIGEIRSLSI, encoded by the coding sequence ATGAATATTGGCATCATAGGCGCAGGGTATATGGGTTCCATGCATGCACGGATAATCAGCAACCTTCCGGGATGCGCCCTTTGCGGCATAACTGCAAAAACGCCTGCTAAAGCATCTCTTCTGGCAAAAGAGCTGAATGTCGAATTCGTCGGATCTATTAAGGAATTATTGCAAGATGAAGATATCGATGTTATAGATATTTGCTCGCCGACGGAAACGCATTCGGAAATCGCATGCCGATGCATGGAGGCTGGAAAACACGTCATCATCGAGTACCCGATATGCACTAATAAAATAGAGCTCGACGAACTACGGAAAGCAAGCCGCAAAAGCGGTAAAGCTTGCGCAGGAGCATATTATTCGCGCTTTCAAAGCCAGTATAAATACTTTTTCGAACTTTCAAAAACTGATGAAATCGGTGAGATTCGCTCATTAAGCATTTAA
- a CDS encoding phosphotransferase family protein, which yields MNETVIRNICLEEFNALPDSVKRNRVGIAAYVYTIEINDAKYVLKISETKELIDGSIYWLKKLESLALPIPKIVSANSGTSPCYFIMSYIPGRDLGLAYDGLSNEQKKTIAHELHRHQNALRTLPVAKGYGFLHSYEDQDNLKKSWRDVVENHIGRSERRIAENKIFSTDYIRRVRSFLPYFSGYFDGIKPEPFFDDATTKNVLIEQGRLSGIIDLDWICFGDRLYALALTTMSLLCMHADLEYVEYWKELEKPCEIQEQALVFYILVFCIDFMAEKGMRFNMDEEIKINNEEKAFLENVFESYYKTLQQITASI from the coding sequence TTGAACGAAACAGTTATAAGAAATATTTGCCTGGAGGAATTCAACGCCCTTCCCGATTCTGTCAAAAGAAATCGCGTCGGCATAGCCGCTTATGTGTATACGATAGAAATAAACGATGCCAAGTATGTTTTGAAAATTTCAGAAACGAAAGAATTAATCGACGGATCGATATATTGGCTGAAGAAGCTTGAATCTCTTGCATTGCCGATACCGAAAATTGTTTCGGCGAACTCCGGTACGAGCCCTTGTTATTTCATAATGTCCTATATTCCCGGAAGGGACTTGGGCTTAGCGTACGACGGGTTGTCGAACGAGCAAAAAAAAACCATAGCTCATGAGCTGCATCGTCATCAGAATGCTCTGAGAACCTTGCCTGTCGCAAAGGGCTACGGCTTTCTTCATTCATATGAAGATCAAGACAATCTGAAGAAAAGCTGGAGGGACGTAGTCGAAAACCATATAGGACGATCGGAACGCCGCATAGCGGAAAATAAAATCTTTTCAACGGATTATATCCGTCGCGTTAGAAGCTTTCTGCCTTATTTTTCCGGGTATTTCGACGGAATAAAGCCGGAGCCGTTTTTCGACGATGCAACGACTAAGAACGTATTAATAGAACAAGGCAGATTGTCGGGAATTATCGATCTTGACTGGATTTGCTTCGGCGACCGGCTTTACGCGTTGGCGTTGACGACAATGTCGCTGCTCTGCATGCATGCCGACTTGGAATATGTCGAATACTGGAAGGAACTGGAGAAACCCTGCGAGATTCAAGAGCAGGCGCTGGTTTTCTATATTCTGGTTTTCTGCATTGACTTTATGGCGGAGAAAGGCATGAGATTCAATATGGACGAAGAAATTAAGATCAACAATGAAGAGAAAGCATTCCTGGAGAATGTTTTCGAATCGTACTATAAAACCCTGCAGCAAATAACAGCATCGATCTGA
- a CDS encoding class I SAM-dependent methyltransferase has product MNNSLSLYQRSKDFLWTDRHIAKQMLKLHLDATNDAASRNDKTIDSTVEWIDSVIPEKSSIIDLGCGPGLYCERLSQKKHAVSGVDISKGSILYARKSAKKKNLQIRYYRQSYLQKLPQGNFDAAMCIYCDFGALTNEEQKIFLKNASNSLCEKGILIFDVFSNNLSAAKKEEKQWSRCDSNGFFSKNPHYILYECKYFQDANAWGTRNVILEGTKTKEFITWDTMYTEESITRLLTDNRFSVEEIKMDLVQKNDFTSNDVIFVKARKN; this is encoded by the coding sequence ATGAACAACAGCTTATCGCTCTATCAGCGGAGCAAGGATTTCTTATGGACAGACAGGCATATCGCCAAGCAAATGCTTAAGCTCCATCTTGATGCGACTAACGATGCCGCATCAAGAAACGATAAAACCATTGATTCAACCGTAGAATGGATCGACAGCGTAATACCGGAGAAATCGTCGATTATCGATCTCGGCTGCGGTCCCGGGCTGTATTGCGAAAGACTTTCTCAAAAAAAACATGCGGTCTCGGGGGTTGATATATCAAAAGGATCGATACTGTATGCAAGAAAGTCGGCAAAGAAGAAAAACCTGCAAATTCGGTATTACCGTCAAAGCTATTTACAAAAATTGCCTCAGGGGAATTTCGATGCGGCAATGTGCATTTATTGCGATTTCGGGGCGTTAACAAACGAGGAACAGAAAATATTCTTGAAAAACGCGTCAAACAGCTTGTGCGAGAAAGGAATCTTGATATTTGATGTATTCTCGAACAATTTAAGCGCCGCAAAAAAAGAAGAGAAGCAATGGAGCCGTTGCGATTCGAACGGGTTTTTTTCAAAAAATCCGCATTATATCTTATACGAATGCAAGTACTTTCAAGACGCCAATGCATGGGGCACGCGCAATGTAATCCTGGAGGGAACCAAGACGAAAGAGTTTATCACATGGGATACAATGTATACCGAAGAAAGCATAACCAGGCTGTTAACGGATAATAGGTTCAGCGTAGAAGAGATTAAAATGGATTTGGTTCAAAAGAATGATTTTACCAGCAATGATGTGATTTTCGTAAAGGCGAGAAAAAATTAG
- a CDS encoding cysteine peptidase family C39 domain-containing protein: MHSNPFDKDETWKRSGSSISAIKTLGNDLEGLYRVCDAYGFKYEFLQHLKNEEAEYLLANGIFMVAFISLNEHQTHAIALTGYDRNIKAFYANDTNGRRLVLPYERFDKYWNAMLSRPRIRTERSALVVFPDDIKLAKSKLRN, translated from the coding sequence TTGCACAGCAATCCGTTTGATAAAGATGAAACATGGAAGCGCTCGGGTTCAAGCATAAGCGCGATAAAAACATTGGGAAACGATCTCGAAGGGCTTTATAGAGTATGCGACGCATACGGTTTCAAGTACGAGTTTCTTCAGCATCTTAAAAACGAAGAAGCAGAATATTTATTGGCGAACGGCATTTTTATGGTTGCTTTTATCAGCCTCAATGAACATCAGACCCATGCGATTGCGCTAACCGGCTATGATCGGAACATCAAAGCATTCTACGCTAATGATACAAACGGCCGAAGATTAGTACTGCCTTATGAAAGGTTTGATAAATACTGGAACGCAATGCTCAGCCGTCCAAGAATACGGACGGAACGAAGCGCGCTGGTAGTATTTCCTGACGATATTAAGCTCGCCAAAAGCAAACTGAGAAACTAG
- a CDS encoding IS256 family transposase: protein MAYESEYTLLEQVIQMLAANGDNKFSRVIEVVVNEAMKIERAKALNAEPYERTEERTGHANGFKDKTLNLATGKVLLKVPQVRGMEFYPSCIEKGMRSERALKLAIAEMYVKGVSTRRVSDIVEILCGTEVSSSQVSRLAKELDEEITSWKAQPVGQIQYLVLDATYESVRVGSQVVKQALLVAIGVDYSGNRHILDAEVANSEAEVNWRSFLEDLVRRGMHGLRMITSDDHSGLRAAIDAVFPGILWQRCQFHLQQNAHSYVTKKDDIPLVAADIRKVFNAPDRENAERYLQQLVEKYQKTHPRLAAWADVNIREGLSVFNIPENHRRKMRTSNLAERQMKEINRRTKVVGVFPNAESLLRLAASMLIEQNDQWQNDKRYLPESTDRPALNEIYRKKVA from the coding sequence ATGGCCTACGAATCAGAATATACACTTTTGGAGCAAGTGATCCAGATGCTGGCAGCGAATGGGGACAATAAATTTTCTCGTGTTATCGAAGTGGTCGTCAATGAGGCCATGAAGATCGAGCGAGCAAAGGCTCTCAACGCCGAACCATATGAACGCACGGAAGAGCGTACTGGGCATGCCAATGGATTTAAAGACAAGACGCTCAATCTTGCGACCGGGAAAGTCCTCTTGAAAGTACCACAAGTTCGCGGGATGGAGTTTTACCCCAGCTGCATCGAGAAAGGCATGCGCAGTGAGCGTGCTCTCAAGCTCGCCATCGCCGAAATGTATGTCAAAGGAGTAAGTACCCGCAGGGTCTCGGATATCGTCGAAATTCTTTGTGGCACCGAAGTCAGCTCGTCCCAGGTCAGCAGGCTGGCAAAGGAGCTCGATGAAGAGATTACGTCTTGGAAGGCGCAGCCTGTCGGACAGATTCAATACTTGGTACTTGATGCGACCTATGAATCGGTGCGCGTCGGTTCCCAGGTGGTCAAGCAGGCTCTTCTAGTGGCTATTGGCGTTGATTACAGCGGGAATCGGCATATTCTTGACGCCGAAGTCGCGAACAGTGAGGCAGAGGTAAACTGGCGTTCCTTTCTCGAGGATCTCGTACGACGAGGGATGCACGGCCTTCGAATGATCACCAGTGATGACCACTCAGGACTTCGCGCTGCAATCGATGCTGTCTTCCCTGGAATTCTGTGGCAACGCTGCCAGTTTCATCTGCAGCAGAATGCCCACTCCTACGTCACGAAAAAAGATGACATCCCGCTGGTAGCCGCCGATATTCGGAAGGTGTTCAATGCGCCTGACCGCGAGAATGCAGAACGATATTTGCAACAGCTCGTTGAAAAATATCAAAAAACCCATCCGCGTTTAGCGGCTTGGGCCGATGTAAATATACGGGAAGGATTGAGTGTATTCAACATCCCTGAAAATCACAGGAGGAAGATGCGAACATCGAATCTGGCAGAACGCCAGATGAAGGAGATTAACAGGCGAACGAAAGTAGTGGGTGTTTTCCCGAACGCCGAGAGTTTACTTCGCCTTGCGGCTTCTATGCTGATCGAACAAAACGACCAGTGGCAGAATGACAAACGGTACTTGCCTGAGTCAACCGACCGACCTGCTTTGAACGAAATTTACAGAAAAAAGGTTGCATAA
- a CDS encoding class I SAM-dependent methyltransferase: MNEMYEIYKQQNDLYDQLINHEDYEKNLQKFLSENFDFANKTVCELGVGTGRVTRMYADKIRKASLFDISEHMISRAVENISAYSDKAEFKILDNKNTEQIHDNYDFLIEGWSFGHLISDEENSDFWIAKLISDCKKIAKTNIWIETMGTFVDYAKPPTEKLNRFYSELKKNGFSETIIRTDYKFDSVDQAKHILGSFFGKGMEEKIEKENKTIIKEYTGIWTLGS; the protein is encoded by the coding sequence ATGAATGAAATGTATGAGATATACAAACAGCAAAACGATTTATACGACCAGCTTATCAATCATGAAGATTATGAGAAAAACTTGCAAAAATTCCTGTCCGAGAATTTCGATTTTGCGAATAAAACAGTTTGCGAGCTCGGCGTAGGCACCGGCCGCGTGACAAGAATGTATGCCGATAAAATCCGCAAGGCAAGTTTATTCGACATTTCAGAGCATATGATAAGCAGAGCGGTCGAGAACATCAGCGCATACAGCGATAAAGCCGAATTCAAGATACTGGACAACAAGAATACAGAGCAGATACACGATAATTACGACTTTTTAATAGAAGGCTGGAGTTTCGGGCATTTAATATCCGACGAAGAAAACAGCGATTTCTGGATTGCAAAATTAATAAGCGACTGTAAAAAAATAGCCAAAACAAACATTTGGATAGAAACCATGGGGACGTTTGTCGACTATGCGAAACCTCCTACAGAGAAGTTGAATCGCTTTTATAGCGAATTAAAAAAAAACGGTTTCAGCGAAACGATAATAAGAACTGATTATAAATTCGATAGCGTTGATCAGGCAAAGCATATTCTGGGATCTTTTTTCGGAAAGGGAATGGAAGAAAAAATAGAAAAGGAAAATAAAACAATCATAAAAGAGTATACCGGAATTTGGACCTTAGGAAGCTGA
- a CDS encoding ParA family protein encodes MKIVSFVSTKGGVGKSSSTILIANYLAAVGKSVLVIDTDYSNSTTLHYLESKAGLRGKGFSQAVKTGRLTDNIVSTQNENIEIIPSNSDIEHLILKDDLVLSRLVEMEHKELSLYDYILLDTSQGFNSTINNAIYASDLILTPVLLCQFDMISCLTLQSKIVEAEKMSSWGLFFNGVNQYAQNKNSSHYQYISLYKKTFTQCLNIYLPKTSAVTNRIDRDQKITRKTSEKIFDGVASLVEIITGEPVSEPVAF; translated from the coding sequence ATGAAAATCGTATCTTTTGTATCAACCAAAGGTGGAGTTGGGAAATCTTCCTCCACCATTTTAATCGCAAATTACCTGGCTGCTGTCGGCAAGTCGGTATTGGTAATTGATACCGACTACAGCAATTCAACGACATTGCATTATCTTGAAAGCAAAGCCGGGTTGCGGGGGAAAGGGTTTTCTCAGGCCGTAAAGACTGGTCGCCTTACAGACAATATCGTTTCCACCCAAAATGAGAATATAGAGATAATTCCTTCAAACAGTGACATTGAACACCTGATATTGAAGGATGATCTGGTTCTTTCTCGTCTTGTGGAAATGGAACATAAAGAACTATCTCTCTATGACTACATTCTCCTTGATACGTCCCAGGGATTTAATTCCACGATCAATAACGCAATCTATGCGTCTGACCTGATTTTAACTCCGGTACTATTGTGCCAGTTCGACATGATTTCATGTCTTACTTTGCAAAGTAAGATTGTGGAAGCCGAGAAAATGTCTTCCTGGGGTCTTTTTTTTAATGGTGTTAATCAATACGCCCAAAATAAAAACTCATCCCATTATCAGTACATATCACTCTACAAAAAGACATTCACCCAGTGCCTTAACATTTATCTGCCTAAAACATCTGCGGTAACAAACCGCATTGACCGGGATCAGAAGATTACCCGTAAAACAAGCGAAAAGATTTTTGACGGTGTCGCTTCGTTAGTCGAAATAATCACCGGAGAGCCGGTAAGCGAACCAGTTGCTTTCTAA
- a CDS encoding ParB/RepB/Spo0J family partition protein produces MKPLTILKDEKKLDLNNSGRVLLARLIPLTEIKLQKEFQELFPLIPGNVEKITQRIMEGGYDNSQPVHIWNFNGKHVLIDGHHRREGALRAGLHEIPCFLHEFSSIDDALEYAISLQTERRNLSDAELMRALKVVDSLKTRGRGATGDGKSAARSAEVLGISTSRVEKTRMVEKYATDEIKKQIESGELTLNKAYHLVRETMTESTGRKSKDKKPSKEVIQIITTIQSFLTSGDIEGLSSYVKEYGI; encoded by the coding sequence ATGAAGCCATTAACCATACTGAAAGACGAGAAAAAGCTTGACCTTAATAATTCCGGGCGTGTTCTGTTGGCACGTCTTATACCACTTACCGAAATTAAGCTCCAGAAGGAGTTCCAGGAACTGTTTCCGCTTATTCCTGGTAACGTGGAGAAAATAACGCAACGAATCATGGAAGGCGGATACGATAATTCCCAACCGGTACATATATGGAATTTCAATGGGAAACACGTCCTAATTGACGGACATCATAGGCGGGAAGGCGCTCTTCGTGCCGGACTCCACGAAATCCCTTGTTTCTTACACGAGTTTTCTTCTATTGACGATGCGCTTGAATATGCCATAAGTCTTCAAACTGAAAGGCGCAACCTTTCAGATGCGGAGCTTATGAGAGCGCTTAAAGTAGTGGATTCTCTTAAAACACGAGGACGTGGGGCAACGGGTGACGGAAAATCCGCTGCACGTTCGGCAGAGGTTCTGGGTATTTCCACCTCACGGGTTGAGAAGACCCGCATGGTGGAAAAATATGCTACCGATGAAATCAAAAAACAGATCGAGTCAGGTGAACTCACGCTTAATAAAGCGTATCACCTCGTTCGGGAAACAATGACCGAATCGACTGGTAGGAAGAGTAAGGATAAGAAGCCTTCAAAAGAAGTCATACAGATTATCACTACTATTCAGTCATTTCTTACCTCTGGTGATATTGAAGGCCTTTCATCGTATGTAAAGGAGTACGGGATATGA
- a CDS encoding single-stranded DNA-binding protein: MGDLNHVTLTGRVVRDAELKRKGANLVMCEFSLANNYSKKTGETWSKKANFFKLVVFGKMAEGLHPYLKKGALIGIEAELRQNQWEQEGKKYSSNELIINEVQLLSSPKKSNEAPSSSDYPAEEESFLMDIY, encoded by the coding sequence ATGGGCGATTTAAATCATGTGACTCTTACGGGACGTGTAGTGAGAGATGCAGAACTGAAACGCAAGGGCGCTAATCTAGTGATGTGCGAGTTCTCGCTTGCGAATAATTATTCAAAGAAAACAGGGGAGACCTGGTCAAAAAAAGCAAACTTTTTCAAGTTGGTGGTGTTCGGAAAAATGGCAGAAGGTCTACATCCTTATCTCAAAAAAGGTGCACTCATTGGTATAGAAGCTGAACTGCGACAAAATCAATGGGAGCAGGAGGGTAAGAAATACTCAAGCAATGAACTAATCATAAATGAAGTTCAACTTCTCTCTAGTCCAAAAAAAAGTAATGAGGCTCCTTCATCATCAGATTATCCGGCTGAAGAAGAATCTTTCCTTATGGATATTTACTAA
- a CDS encoding thermonuclease family protein — protein sequence MNSKLLRNLSLFLCISFTFFSCEVELHAESNTWYEARVTAVIDGDTIQVQFTGEDCPSGCQWNERVRLVGVDTPELFTDPPEYYAAEARAYTNQIYRRDVLLVFDSVSAKKDRYGRVLAYIYKSFDSPSINEQLILNGYGYYYDLFSFDPEKMNDFQNAEDYARLNRVGLWR from the coding sequence ATGAATTCTAAACTACTAAGGAATCTATCTCTATTTTTATGTATATCATTTACTTTTTTTTCATGTGAAGTCGAACTTCATGCTGAATCAAATACATGGTATGAAGCAAGGGTAACAGCCGTTATTGATGGAGACACCATTCAGGTGCAGTTTACTGGAGAAGATTGCCCTTCTGGGTGCCAGTGGAATGAAAGAGTACGTCTTGTTGGTGTCGATACTCCGGAGCTTTTCACAGATCCTCCTGAGTACTATGCAGCTGAAGCACGAGCCTATACTAATCAAATCTATAGACGAGATGTTCTACTTGTATTTGATTCTGTCTCAGCCAAAAAAGATAGGTATGGAAGAGTTCTTGCCTATATTTATAAATCCTTTGATTCACCTTCAATTAATGAACAACTCATCCTCAATGGGTATGGATATTACTACGATTTATTTTCTTTCGATCCAGAAAAAATGAATGATTTTCAGAACGCAGAAGATTATGCCCGATTAAATCGGGTAGGTCTTTGGAGATAA